The Labeo rohita strain BAU-BD-2019 unplaced genomic scaffold, IGBB_LRoh.1.0 scaffold_1063, whole genome shotgun sequence genome has a segment encoding these proteins:
- the LOC127157409 gene encoding receptor-type tyrosine-protein phosphatase C-like gives MNVDMPPVKPEIRFNATVPSQFEWTNKPARCNHTLKVVCTHGNGKEMYHLDNKVLLSLNKQYNCTGEYPYKQRLIKSNSLSFQIPCDGQKNGQFENSTSTSFEMSWNSLEGDQCSGIIWDSFSAICKHLDSSGNSQLGNCVKHSGTNTICSITNLLPYKKYKCSISGEVIGKDYEIYSGVNTTLSDKISCLLTITDEPSPERVTELRTAPEPEPDLSDQVWEPATEHTLVEEAIVSASDIMPPEHWLNV, from the exons ATGAATGTTGATATGCCCCCAG tCAAACCTGAAATACGCTTCAATGCAACTGTTCCCTCTCAGTTTGAATGGACTAATAAACCTGCACGATGTAATCATACGCTTAAAGTCGTTTGCACCCATGGCA ATGGAAAAGAGATGTATCATTTAGATAACAAAGTGTTATTATCACTCAATAAACAGTACAACTGCACTGGAGAATACCCTTATAAGCAAAGACTCATCAAGAGTAATTCACTATCCTTTCAGATACCATGTG ATGGGCAAAAGAATGGACAATTTGAGAACAGCACCAGCACCTCATTTGAAATGTCTTGGAATTCACTTGAGGGAGATCAATGCTCAGGGATTATATGGGACAGTTTTTCAGCCATCTGCAAACACCTTGACAGTAGTGGAAACAGTCAAT TGGGGAACTGTGTAAAACACAGTGGCACTAACACAATCTGCAGTATTACAAACTTATTgccatataaaaaatataaatgcagtATTAGTGGAGAAGTCATTGGAAAAGATTATGAAATTTACAGTGGTGTGAACACAACGCTTTCTGACA AAATTTCCTGTCTCCTAACTATAACCGACGAGCCATCGCCAGAGAGAGTGACAGAGCTGAGGACTGCCCCGGAGCCAGAGCCTGACCTGTCTGACCAGGTGTGGGAGCCAGCAACTGAGCACACACTGGTGGAGGAGGCaatagtctcagcctcagacatcATGCCCCCGGAACATTGGCTAAATGTCTGA